One genomic window of Streptomyces sp. WP-1 includes the following:
- a CDS encoding SDR family NAD(P)-dependent oxidoreductase produces MSEKWTTANIPDQRGRVAVVTGANTGLGYETARALAERGASVVLAVRNVKKGEQAAARMTGDVTVQALDLTSLDSVRTAAAALRSRLDRLDLLINNAGVMYTPKQTTRDGFELQFGTNHLGHFALTGLLLDLMLPVPGSRVVTVSSTGHRIRAAIHFDDLQWERSYSRVGAYGQSKLANLMFTYELQRRLATHGTTVAVAAHPGMSSTELARNTPAALRLPLTWLAPLITQKPAMGALPTLRAATDPAALGGQYYGPGGRNEVMGHPRLVTSSPESYEAAVQQRLWAVSEDLTRVQFPIAESKQSPFHSGSATTL; encoded by the coding sequence ATGAGTGAAAAGTGGACGACGGCGAATATTCCGGACCAGCGCGGGCGAGTGGCCGTGGTGACCGGGGCCAACACCGGACTGGGGTACGAGACCGCCAGGGCGCTCGCCGAGCGCGGGGCTTCCGTGGTGCTCGCCGTGCGCAACGTCAAGAAGGGCGAGCAAGCTGCGGCCCGCATGACCGGCGACGTGACCGTGCAGGCGCTGGACCTGACCTCGCTCGACTCCGTCCGGACCGCGGCGGCGGCGCTGCGGTCCCGCCTCGACCGGCTCGACCTGCTGATCAACAACGCCGGCGTGATGTACACCCCGAAGCAGACCACCCGGGACGGCTTCGAGCTGCAGTTCGGCACCAACCACCTCGGCCACTTCGCGCTCACCGGGCTGCTGCTGGACCTGATGCTGCCGGTGCCCGGCTCGCGCGTGGTGACGGTCAGCAGCACCGGCCACCGCATCCGGGCCGCGATCCACTTCGACGACCTGCAGTGGGAGCGGTCGTACAGCCGGGTCGGCGCCTATGGTCAGTCCAAGCTGGCCAACCTGATGTTCACGTACGAGCTGCAGCGCCGGCTCGCCACGCACGGCACGACCGTCGCGGTGGCCGCGCACCCCGGCATGTCCAGCACCGAGCTCGCCCGCAACACCCCCGCGGCCCTCCGGCTTCCGCTCACCTGGCTCGCGCCGCTGATCACCCAGAAGCCGGCGATGGGCGCGCTGCCGACCCTGCGTGCCGCCACCGACCCCGCCGCGCTCGGCGGCCAGTACTACGGTCCCGGCGGACGCAACGAGGTCATGGGCCACCCCCGGCTGGTCACCTCCAGCCCGGAGTCGTACGAGGCAGCCGTCCAGCAGCGGCTGTGGGCCGTCTCCGAAGACCTCACCAGGGTGCAGTTCCCCATCGCTGAGTCCAAGCAGAGCCCGTTTCACTCCGGATCGGCCACCACTCTGTAG
- a CDS encoding aldehyde dehydrogenase family protein, whose translation MTRYAAPGTEGAIVSYQSRYDHFIGGEYVPPARGQYFENPSPVNGAPFTEIARGTAEDVERALDAAHAAAPGWGRTSVTERSDVLRKIADRMEANLEALAVAESWENGKPVRETLAADIPLAIDHFRYFAGAIRAQEGSLGEIDDDTVAYHFHEPLGVVAQIIPWNFPILMATWKLAPALAAGNAVVLKPAEQTPASIHYWVSLIADLLPPGVLNIVNGFGVEAGKPLASSPRVAKVAFTGETTTGRLIMQYASENIKPVTLELGGKSPNIFFDDVWAHDDDFRDKALEGFAMFALNQGEVCTCPSRALVQRGHYAEFLAAAVERTRQIKPGHPLDTDTMIGAQASNDQLEKILSYLDIGRQEGAKVLTGGERIEHEGELKGGYYVQPTIFEGDNRMRVFQEEIFGPVVSVASFDDFDDAIKIANDTLYGLGAGVWTRDANTAYRAGRAIQAGRVWTNCYHAYPAHAAFGGYKQSGIGRETHKMMLEHYQQTKNLLVSYSPKRLGFF comes from the coding sequence ATGACTCGTTACGCGGCGCCGGGCACCGAGGGCGCGATCGTCTCCTACCAGTCGCGCTACGACCACTTCATCGGGGGCGAGTACGTGCCGCCGGCGCGCGGGCAGTACTTCGAGAACCCGTCGCCGGTCAACGGAGCGCCGTTCACCGAGATCGCGCGCGGCACCGCGGAGGACGTGGAGCGAGCGCTGGACGCGGCGCACGCTGCCGCACCCGGGTGGGGCCGTACGTCGGTGACGGAGCGCTCGGACGTCCTGCGGAAGATCGCCGACCGTATGGAGGCCAACCTCGAAGCCCTCGCGGTGGCGGAGAGCTGGGAGAACGGCAAGCCGGTGCGGGAGACGCTGGCGGCGGACATCCCGCTGGCGATCGACCACTTCCGGTACTTCGCCGGGGCGATCCGGGCGCAGGAGGGGTCGCTGGGCGAGATCGACGACGACACGGTGGCGTACCACTTCCATGAGCCGCTCGGGGTCGTCGCGCAGATCATTCCGTGGAACTTCCCGATCCTGATGGCCACATGGAAGCTCGCGCCGGCGCTCGCCGCGGGCAACGCGGTGGTGCTCAAGCCGGCCGAGCAGACCCCGGCGTCCATCCACTACTGGGTGAGCCTGATCGCGGATCTGCTGCCGCCGGGCGTGCTGAACATCGTCAACGGCTTCGGTGTCGAGGCGGGCAAGCCGCTGGCGTCGAGTCCGCGGGTGGCGAAGGTGGCGTTCACCGGGGAGACCACGACGGGGCGGCTGATCATGCAGTACGCCTCGGAGAACATCAAGCCGGTCACGCTGGAACTGGGCGGCAAGTCGCCGAACATCTTCTTCGACGACGTGTGGGCGCACGACGACGACTTCCGCGACAAGGCGCTGGAAGGCTTCGCGATGTTCGCGCTCAACCAGGGCGAGGTGTGCACCTGCCCGTCGCGGGCGCTCGTCCAGCGCGGCCACTACGCGGAGTTCCTGGCGGCCGCGGTCGAGCGCACCCGGCAGATCAAGCCGGGGCACCCGCTCGACACCGACACGATGATCGGCGCCCAGGCGTCCAACGACCAGCTGGAGAAGATCCTCTCCTACCTGGACATCGGCCGGCAGGAGGGCGCGAAGGTCCTCACGGGTGGCGAACGCATCGAGCACGAGGGCGAGTTGAAGGGCGGCTACTACGTACAGCCGACCATCTTCGAGGGCGACAACCGGATGCGGGTCTTCCAGGAGGAGATCTTCGGCCCGGTCGTCTCGGTGGCCTCCTTCGACGACTTCGACGACGCCATCAAGATCGCCAACGACACACTGTACGGTCTCGGCGCGGGCGTGTGGACCCGGGACGCCAACACCGCCTACCGCGCGGGCCGCGCGATCCAGGCGGGCCGTGTCTGGACCAACTGCTACCACGCCTACCCGGCGCACGCGGCGTTCGGCGGCTACAAGCAGTCCGGCATCGGCCGCGAGACGCACAAGATGATGCTGGAGCATTACCAGCAGACCAAGAATCTTCTGGTGTCGTACTCGCCGAAGAGGCTCGGCTTCTTCTAG
- a CDS encoding GAF domain-containing protein, translated as MTDSWVALEPGADPAERVRVLRRAHETFTTVGAVPRPVRSVVAESWRRSARAGVVPDGTACVELSDGDLGAYRAEHPLARVMPLFRELLGTFAAEDEQLLAVCDAQGRLLWVEGHPAARRRADAMNFVPGARWSEAAVGTNAPGTAVALDRPVQVFAAEHFTRRVQPWTCVAAPVHDPRTGRVLGAVDVTGGDGLAHPHSLGFVRAVARAAEAQLALLAPARGAADAPMLRVLGRDEAELTVQGRRMRLSRRHSEIVLLLSRHPEGLTGDALLCALYADESVTPVTLRAELARLRRSLGPGLLASRPYRLTTAVDTDATVVERRLGSGALAQAVEAYAGPLLPGSQAPAIARLRERLARGLRAALVAHRDPDLLADWAHAPWGEDDIEVWRALATVRPTASVRSRLDSLEAELAVPAVRVGGWARGATYLQRPPA; from the coding sequence TTGACCGATTCGTGGGTGGCCCTGGAACCGGGGGCCGATCCCGCCGAGCGGGTCAGGGTGCTGCGCCGTGCGCACGAGACGTTCACCACGGTGGGCGCGGTGCCACGCCCGGTGCGGTCGGTGGTGGCGGAGTCATGGCGGCGCAGCGCGCGGGCCGGTGTCGTACCGGACGGCACGGCGTGCGTGGAGTTGTCCGACGGGGATCTCGGTGCCTACCGGGCGGAGCATCCGCTGGCCCGGGTGATGCCGCTGTTCCGGGAGCTGCTGGGCACGTTCGCCGCCGAGGACGAGCAGTTGCTCGCGGTGTGCGACGCGCAGGGCAGGCTGCTGTGGGTCGAGGGGCATCCGGCGGCGCGGCGGCGGGCGGACGCGATGAACTTCGTGCCGGGGGCGCGCTGGTCGGAGGCCGCGGTGGGCACCAACGCGCCGGGGACCGCCGTGGCGCTGGACCGGCCGGTGCAGGTGTTCGCGGCGGAGCACTTCACCCGGCGGGTGCAGCCCTGGACGTGCGTGGCCGCTCCGGTGCACGATCCGCGCACCGGGCGGGTGCTGGGCGCCGTGGACGTCACCGGTGGGGACGGGCTGGCGCATCCGCACAGTCTGGGGTTCGTGCGGGCCGTGGCGCGGGCGGCGGAGGCCCAGTTGGCGCTGCTCGCTCCGGCGCGGGGTGCCGCGGACGCGCCGATGCTGCGCGTGCTGGGCCGGGACGAGGCCGAACTGACGGTCCAGGGGCGGCGGATGAGGCTGAGCCGTCGGCACAGCGAGATCGTGCTGCTGTTGTCGCGGCATCCCGAGGGGCTGACGGGTGACGCGTTGCTGTGCGCGCTGTACGCGGACGAGTCGGTGACCCCGGTGACGCTGCGGGCGGAACTGGCGCGGCTGCGGCGGTCGTTGGGGCCGGGGCTGCTGGCCTCGCGGCCGTACCGGCTGACGACGGCGGTCGACACGGACGCGACCGTGGTGGAACGGCGGCTGGGGTCGGGGGCGCTCGCCCAGGCCGTGGAGGCGTACGCCGGTCCGCTGCTGCCCGGTTCGCAGGCCCCGGCGATCGCCCGGCTGCGGGAGCGGCTCGCGCGGGGGCTGCGGGCGGCGCTGGTCGCGCACCGCGATCCCGATCTGCTGGCCGACTGGGCGCACGCGCCGTGGGGCGAGGACGACATCGAGGTGTGGCGGGCGCTCGCGACGGTGCGGCCGACGGCGTCGGTGCGGTCCCGACTGGATTCGCTGGAGGCGGAGTTGGCGGTGCCGGCCGTTCGGGTAGGGGGGTGGGCCCGGGGCGCAACGTACTTGCAACGTCCGCCCGCCTAG
- a CDS encoding N-acetylmuramoyl-L-alanine amidase — protein MDRERPRLSRRWILKGAALAAVPYALLPEAHAGASGSVDYPPAEWAPASTSNYTDSDRPGTYAIDRVIIHVTQETYANTLAIFQNPEKQVTAHYLVRSADGHVAQCVRESDVAWHAGNWSYNTRSVGIEHEGWVDQPSYFTNALYEQSAKLTASICDRYGIPKDREHIIGHYQVPGTDHTDPGPNWDWVRYIRLVNFA, from the coding sequence ATGGACCGGGAAAGGCCGCGTCTGAGCAGACGATGGATTCTGAAGGGCGCGGCGCTCGCCGCCGTACCGTACGCGCTGCTTCCCGAAGCGCATGCCGGTGCGAGTGGTTCCGTCGACTACCCGCCCGCCGAGTGGGCGCCCGCCAGCACCTCCAACTACACGGACTCCGACCGGCCGGGCACCTACGCGATCGACCGGGTCATCATCCATGTGACCCAGGAGACGTACGCCAACACCCTGGCCATCTTCCAGAACCCGGAGAAGCAGGTGACCGCGCACTACCTGGTGCGGTCGGCGGACGGACACGTCGCCCAGTGCGTGCGCGAGAGCGACGTCGCCTGGCACGCGGGCAACTGGAGCTACAACACCCGCAGTGTCGGCATCGAGCACGAGGGCTGGGTGGACCAGCCCTCGTACTTCACCAACGCCCTCTACGAGCAGTCGGCGAAGCTCACCGCGTCCATCTGCGACAGATACGGCATCCCCAAGGACAGGGAGCACATCATCGGCCACTACCAGGTGCCGGGCACCGACCACACCGACCCCGGCCCCAACTGGGACTGGGTCCGCTACATCAGACTCGTCAACTTCGCCTAG
- a CDS encoding acetamidase/formamidase family protein, producing MTDPRILTVRPQPDEYAWTFGGAAPVARIAPGTVLDLFTEDCFAGRVRSEKDLVSEVCEFPFLNPQTGPFHIEGAEPGDTVAVHFVSIEPARDWAASTTVPLFGALTSTHATASLQPPLPERVWIWELDRARRTALFRARDSDFERELPLEPMHGTVGVAPANLEVRSALVPDAHGGNMDTPEMRAGVTCYLGVNVEGALLSLGDGHARQGEGETCGVAVECAMNTVVIVDLLKGVATPWPRLESDTHIVSTGSARPLEDAFRISQADLVRWLVSDYGFSELDAYQFATQTVESPLANVCDTNYTCVAKLRKEWLPVRETYRGVHARLRETARALRD from the coding sequence ATGACCGACCCCCGGATCCTCACCGTGCGACCGCAGCCGGACGAGTACGCCTGGACGTTCGGCGGCGCGGCACCCGTGGCCCGCATCGCGCCGGGCACGGTGCTCGACCTGTTCACGGAGGACTGCTTCGCCGGCCGGGTCCGCTCCGAGAAGGACCTTGTGTCCGAGGTCTGCGAATTCCCGTTCCTCAACCCCCAGACCGGCCCGTTCCACATCGAGGGCGCGGAACCCGGCGACACGGTGGCCGTGCACTTCGTGTCGATCGAACCGGCCCGCGACTGGGCGGCGTCCACGACGGTCCCCCTCTTCGGGGCGCTCACCTCGACCCACGCCACCGCCTCGCTCCAACCGCCGCTGCCGGAGCGAGTCTGGATCTGGGAGCTGGACCGTGCCCGGCGTACCGCCCTCTTCCGGGCGCGGGACAGCGACTTCGAGAGGGAACTGCCTCTGGAGCCGATGCACGGCACGGTGGGCGTGGCGCCGGCCAACCTGGAGGTCCGCTCGGCGCTGGTGCCGGACGCGCACGGCGGCAACATGGACACGCCCGAGATGCGTGCCGGGGTCACCTGCTACCTCGGGGTCAATGTGGAGGGCGCCCTGCTCAGCCTCGGCGACGGACACGCCCGCCAGGGTGAGGGCGAGACCTGCGGGGTGGCGGTGGAGTGCGCGATGAACACCGTGGTGATCGTGGACCTCCTCAAGGGCGTCGCGACCCCGTGGCCCCGGCTGGAGTCGGACACGCACATCGTCTCGACCGGCTCGGCGCGCCCGCTGGAGGACGCGTTCCGGATATCGCAGGCGGACCTGGTGCGCTGGCTGGTGAGCGACTACGGGTTCAGCGAGCTGGACGCGTACCAGTTCGCCACCCAGACGGTCGAGTCGCCGCTGGCGAACGTGTGCGACACGAACTACACATGCGTGGCCAAGCTCCGCAAGGAGTGGCTGCCCGTGCGGGAGACCTACCGGGGTGTGCACGCGCGGCTCCGGGAGACCGCACGGGCCCTGCGCGACTGA
- a CDS encoding APC family permease: MRGESTGTLRRDAIGLREVLFQSITAMAPAAAVAASIPAGAAFAGGSLPLAVLVALVACLFTASCVAELARELPAAGSVATYAARGLHPAVGFLVGWGYVFVEMLVPPLLLLQLGFTVAGTLHDEWSSYPADLWWPYSLAGAAVIAVAGYLGVRASARFGTVLGAFEILVFLVFAALLIGRAGGANTLSVFGTSHTAAGHSGIGGVFAGSVYTVLAFAGFEAAAPLAEETREPRRTMHRAVLGAALGIGLFYVVTTYAMTVCFGPDRFAGFGASGSASWEGVARASFGFFWVLLFLAVVNSTIANANACANVSTRTAFALARIRVLPGVLATLHPRHRSPVAGIAVQTVVAVAAVLGLGLGYGPGTAFLLLATVIVTVVIGVYIVVNLACAGHFIRVGGSALKPVRHLLFPVLGIAAFVPALLTAAGLPVFDFVTELTAPVSYAGPVVGVWMAAGVVVLLVLTRRHPERIAETARVHIEEDARADPRQDGSAIR; this comes from the coding sequence ATGCGCGGGGAGAGCACCGGGACTTTGCGGCGCGACGCCATCGGGTTGCGCGAGGTCCTGTTCCAGAGCATCACGGCGATGGCGCCGGCCGCGGCGGTGGCCGCGTCCATCCCGGCCGGCGCGGCCTTCGCGGGCGGCAGCCTGCCGCTGGCCGTGCTGGTCGCCCTGGTGGCCTGTCTGTTCACCGCGTCCTGCGTCGCCGAGCTGGCACGGGAGCTGCCCGCCGCCGGCTCGGTCGCCACCTACGCGGCGCGGGGGCTGCATCCGGCCGTCGGCTTCCTCGTCGGCTGGGGCTATGTCTTCGTGGAGATGCTGGTCCCCCCGCTGCTGCTCCTGCAACTGGGCTTCACGGTGGCGGGGACGCTGCACGACGAGTGGTCCTCGTACCCGGCGGATCTGTGGTGGCCGTACTCCCTGGCGGGGGCCGCCGTGATCGCCGTCGCCGGATACCTGGGGGTGCGCGCCTCGGCCCGCTTCGGCACCGTCCTCGGAGCCTTCGAGATCCTTGTCTTCCTGGTGTTCGCCGCGTTGCTGATCGGGAGAGCGGGCGGCGCCAACACCCTTTCCGTCTTCGGCACTTCTCATACCGCCGCAGGTCATTCCGGGATCGGCGGGGTGTTCGCGGGATCCGTGTACACCGTGCTGGCCTTCGCCGGGTTCGAGGCGGCGGCACCGCTCGCGGAGGAGACGCGCGAACCCCGGCGGACGATGCATCGCGCGGTACTGGGCGCGGCCCTGGGCATCGGCCTGTTCTATGTCGTCACCACCTATGCGATGACCGTCTGCTTCGGACCGGACCGGTTCGCCGGGTTCGGTGCGTCGGGCAGCGCGTCCTGGGAGGGGGTGGCGCGTGCCTCGTTCGGTTTCTTCTGGGTGCTGTTGTTCCTCGCGGTGGTGAATTCCACGATCGCCAACGCCAACGCGTGCGCGAACGTGTCGACCCGTACGGCCTTCGCCCTGGCCCGCATCCGGGTCCTGCCCGGAGTGCTCGCCACGCTCCATCCCCGGCACCGCTCCCCCGTGGCGGGCATCGCGGTGCAGACCGTCGTGGCCGTCGCCGCCGTACTGGGTCTGGGCCTCGGCTACGGCCCCGGGACCGCGTTCCTGCTCCTGGCCACGGTGATCGTCACGGTCGTCATCGGCGTCTACATCGTGGTGAACCTGGCGTGCGCCGGCCACTTCATACGGGTGGGCGGCAGCGCCCTCAAGCCGGTACGGCATCTGCTGTTTCCGGTGCTGGGCATCGCCGCCTTCGTCCCGGCGCTGCTGACGGCGGCCGGCCTGCCGGTGTTCGACTTCGTGACCGAGCTGACGGCTCCGGTGTCCTACGCGGGACCGGTCGTCGGCGTCTGGATGGCGGCGGGCGTGGTGGTGCTGCTGGTCCTGACGCGGCGTCACCCCGAGCGCATAGCCGAGACCGCGCGGGTGCACATCGAGGAGGACGCCCGGGCCGACCCGCGGCAGGACGGCAGCGCGATCCGCTGA
- a CDS encoding ROK family transcriptional regulator: MTAPLHEARPAGAGRALPDTQQGMRRRNLARVLHAVGAEGSLSRAAVASRIGLTRAAVSTLVDELIRWGLLEELGPERPGRVGRPGSALAVSGRGPAGIGAEIGVDHLAVCAVDLRGAVRARAARRGANRGRAPEPVIAELTALVGQVVAEAEQEELWPAGLAVAVPGLVARDGRTVVRAPNLEWRDTDLGALLPGDWPLTVDNEANFGALAELWLGAGTPREFLHVSAEIGIGAAIVVDGRLLRGTRGFAGELGHVPVRPDGPACACGGRGCLEQYAGQEAVLRAAGLQPREDLVGLLAEHAEKGEEGVRAALRDAGTALGIALTGAVNLLDPETVVLGGALAGLSPWLLPSLEAELTGRTAGPVCPVAVSPLGSEGPLLGAAHSVVRAVLDDPASVAKRS; this comes from the coding sequence ATGACCGCACCGCTGCACGAGGCCCGACCCGCCGGGGCCGGCCGGGCGCTGCCGGACACTCAGCAGGGCATGCGCCGGCGCAATCTCGCGCGGGTGCTGCACGCGGTCGGCGCCGAGGGTTCGCTCTCCAGGGCCGCCGTGGCCTCGCGCATCGGTCTGACCCGGGCCGCGGTGTCGACCTTGGTGGACGAGTTGATCCGCTGGGGGCTGCTGGAGGAGCTGGGTCCCGAACGGCCGGGACGAGTGGGGCGGCCCGGGTCGGCGCTGGCGGTCAGCGGCCGGGGCCCGGCCGGGATCGGCGCCGAGATCGGTGTCGATCACCTCGCGGTGTGCGCGGTCGACCTGCGCGGCGCGGTCCGCGCGCGGGCCGCGCGCCGGGGCGCCAACCGCGGCCGGGCGCCCGAGCCGGTGATCGCGGAACTGACGGCGCTGGTCGGCCAGGTGGTCGCCGAGGCCGAACAGGAGGAGTTGTGGCCCGCCGGGCTCGCGGTCGCCGTGCCCGGACTGGTGGCGCGGGACGGTCGCACCGTCGTCCGCGCCCCCAACCTGGAGTGGCGTGACACGGACCTCGGTGCGCTGCTGCCCGGCGACTGGCCGCTCACCGTGGACAACGAGGCCAACTTCGGCGCGCTGGCCGAGCTGTGGCTCGGCGCCGGCACACCGCGCGAGTTCCTGCATGTGTCGGCCGAGATCGGCATCGGCGCGGCGATCGTCGTGGACGGGCGGCTGCTGCGCGGGACCCGGGGGTTCGCGGGCGAGCTGGGCCATGTGCCCGTACGACCGGACGGACCGGCCTGCGCGTGCGGCGGGCGCGGCTGTCTGGAGCAGTACGCGGGCCAGGAGGCCGTGCTGCGCGCGGCGGGGCTCCAGCCGCGCGAGGACCTCGTCGGTCTGCTCGCGGAGCACGCCGAGAAGGGCGAGGAGGGGGTGCGGGCGGCGCTGCGGGACGCGGGCACGGCGCTCGGTATCGCGCTGACCGGAGCGGTGAACCTGCTCGACCCCGAGACGGTGGTCCTGGGCGGCGCCCTGGCGGGGCTGTCGCCCTGGCTGCTGCCCTCGCTGGAGGCCGAGCTGACGGGCCGTACGGCGGGCCCGGTCTGCCCGGTGGCGGTCTCGCCGCTCGGGTCCGAGGGTCCGCTGCTGGGCGCGGCGCACTCCGTCGTCCGCGCTGTGCTGGACGATCCGGCCTCGGTGGCCAAGCGCTCCTGA
- the xylB gene encoding xylulokinase, giving the protein MSAAEGPLVVGVDTSTQSTKALVVDAATGEVVASGQAPHTVTTGAGRESDPRQWWDALCEALRQCGDAAREAAAISVGGQQHGLVTLDEHGEPVRPALLWNDVRSAPQARRLVAELGGPKAWAERTGSVPGASFTAAKWAWLAEHEPEAARATRAVRLPHDYLTERLTGRAVTDRGDASGTGWWASGTEQYDEETLAHLGLDPALLPRVVRPGEVAGTVHGGHGLPFSTGTLVAPGTGDNAAAALGLGLPPGTPVLSLGTSGTVYAVSRHRPADPTGTVAGFADARGDWLPLACTLNCTLAVDRVATLLGLDREAVEPGGAVTLLPFLDGERTPDLPHASGLLHGLRHDTTPGQLLQAAYDGAVHSLLGALDLVLDEDADRDSPLLLIGGGARGHAWQQTVRRLSGRPVRIPVAKELVALGAAAQAAGLLTGEDPAAVARRWNTAAGPVLEPMPRDEETLARIGGVLSDAAPLFERGTEGH; this is encoded by the coding sequence ATGTCAGCAGCGGAGGGTCCGCTCGTCGTCGGCGTGGACACGTCCACCCAGTCCACGAAGGCCCTGGTCGTCGACGCGGCCACCGGAGAGGTGGTGGCGAGCGGCCAGGCGCCGCACACCGTCACCACCGGCGCGGGCCGGGAGAGCGATCCGCGCCAGTGGTGGGACGCCCTGTGCGAGGCGCTGCGCCAGTGCGGTGACGCGGCCCGCGAGGCGGCCGCGATCTCCGTCGGCGGTCAGCAGCACGGCCTGGTCACGCTGGACGAGCACGGTGAGCCGGTGCGTCCGGCGCTGCTCTGGAACGACGTCCGCTCCGCGCCGCAGGCCCGTCGGCTGGTCGCGGAGCTGGGCGGCCCGAAGGCCTGGGCCGAGCGCACCGGGAGCGTGCCCGGGGCGTCGTTCACGGCGGCCAAGTGGGCCTGGCTCGCCGAGCACGAACCGGAGGCGGCGCGCGCGACCAGGGCGGTACGGCTCCCCCACGACTACCTCACCGAGCGGCTGACCGGGCGGGCCGTCACCGATCGCGGTGACGCTTCCGGCACCGGTTGGTGGGCGTCCGGCACGGAGCAGTACGACGAGGAGACCCTGGCACACCTCGGGCTGGATCCGGCGCTGCTGCCCCGGGTGGTGCGCCCGGGTGAGGTGGCCGGGACCGTACACGGCGGACACGGACTGCCGTTCTCCACGGGCACGTTGGTGGCCCCCGGCACCGGTGACAACGCGGCGGCCGCGCTGGGCCTCGGGCTGCCGCCCGGAACCCCGGTGCTGAGCCTCGGAACTTCCGGCACGGTGTACGCCGTCTCCCGGCACCGCCCGGCCGACCCCACCGGCACGGTGGCGGGCTTCGCCGACGCGCGCGGGGACTGGCTGCCGCTGGCCTGCACCCTGAACTGCACGCTCGCCGTCGACCGCGTCGCGACCCTGCTGGGTCTGGACCGCGAGGCCGTCGAACCCGGCGGAGCGGTGACGCTCCTGCCCTTCCTGGACGGCGAGCGCACCCCCGACCTGCCGCACGCCTCCGGGCTGCTGCACGGACTGCGCCACGACACCACCCCGGGCCAGCTGCTCCAGGCGGCCTACGACGGTGCGGTGCACTCGCTGCTCGGCGCGCTCGACCTGGTCCTCGACGAGGACGCGGACCGCGACAGCCCACTGCTGCTGATCGGCGGCGGCGCGCGGGGCCACGCCTGGCAGCAGACCGTACGCCGGCTGTCCGGGCGGCCGGTCCGGATCCCCGTGGCCAAGGAGCTGGTCGCCCTGGGTGCGGCGGCGCAGGCGGCCGGGCTGCTGACCGGTGAGGACCCGGCGGCGGTCGCCCGGCGCTGGAACACCGCGGCGGGACCGGTGTTGGAGCCCATGCCCCGGGACGAGGAGACGCTGGCCCGGATCGGCGGGGTACTCTCCGACGCGGCCCCGCTGTTCGAGCGGGGTACAGAGGGCCACTGA
- the xylA gene encoding xylose isomerase: protein MSFQPTPEDRFTFGLWTVGWQGRDPFGDATRPALDPVDTVRRLAELGAYGVTFHDDDLIPFGSSDTERESHIKRFRQALDATGMTVPMATTNLFTHPVFKDGGFTANDRDVRRYALRKTIRNIDLAAELGARTYVAWGGREGAESGGAKDVRDALDRMKEAFDLLGEYVTAQGYDLRFAIEPKPNEPRGDILLPTVGHALAFIERLERPELYGVNPEVGHEQMAGLNFPHGIAQALWAGKLFHIDLNGQSGIKYDQDLRFGAGDLRAAFWLVDLLESAGYEGPRHFDFKPPRTENFDGVWASAAGCMRNYLILKDRAAAFRADPEVREALRAARLDQLAHPTAADGLDALLADRTAFEEFDVEAAAARGMAFEHLDQLAMDHLLGARG, encoded by the coding sequence ATGAGCTTCCAGCCCACCCCCGAGGACAGGTTCACCTTCGGTCTGTGGACCGTCGGCTGGCAGGGAAGGGACCCGTTCGGCGACGCCACCCGTCCCGCCCTCGACCCGGTCGACACGGTGCGGCGCCTGGCCGAGCTGGGCGCCTACGGAGTGACCTTCCACGACGACGACCTGATCCCCTTCGGGTCCTCCGACACCGAGCGCGAGTCGCACATCAAGCGGTTCCGCCAGGCCCTGGACGCCACCGGCATGACGGTGCCCATGGCCACCACGAACCTCTTCACCCACCCCGTCTTCAAGGACGGCGGCTTCACCGCCAACGACCGCGACGTACGCCGGTACGCGCTGCGCAAGACGATCCGCAACATCGACCTGGCGGCCGAGCTGGGCGCCAGGACGTATGTCGCCTGGGGCGGCCGTGAGGGCGCCGAGTCCGGTGGCGCCAAGGACGTGCGGGACGCCCTCGACCGCATGAAGGAGGCGTTCGACCTCCTCGGTGAGTACGTCACCGCCCAGGGCTACGACCTCCGCTTCGCCATCGAGCCCAAGCCCAACGAGCCCCGCGGCGACATCCTGCTGCCCACCGTCGGCCACGCCCTGGCCTTCATCGAGCGCCTGGAGCGCCCGGAGCTGTACGGCGTCAACCCGGAGGTCGGCCACGAGCAGATGGCCGGCCTGAACTTCCCGCACGGCATCGCGCAGGCCCTGTGGGCGGGCAAGCTCTTCCACATCGATCTCAACGGGCAGTCCGGCATCAAGTACGACCAGGACCTGCGGTTCGGCGCCGGCGACCTACGGGCGGCGTTCTGGCTGGTCGACCTCCTGGAGAGCGCCGGTTACGAGGGCCCGCGGCACTTCGACTTCAAGCCGCCGCGCACCGAAAACTTCGACGGCGTATGGGCCTCGGCCGCCGGCTGCATGCGCAACTACCTGATCCTCAAGGACCGCGCGGCCGCCTTCCGCGCCGACCCGGAGGTGCGGGAGGCGCTGCGCGCCGCACGCCTGGACCAGCTGGCGCACCCGACCGCCGCCGACGGCCTGGACGCCCTGCTCGCCGACCGCACCGCGTTCGAGGAGTTCGACGTCGAGGCCGCCGCCGCGCGCGGCATGGCGTTCGAGCACCTCGACCAGCTGGCGATGGACCACCTGCTGGGTGCGCGCGGCTGA